A single window of Paracoccus sp. MBLB3053 DNA harbors:
- a CDS encoding IS256 family transposase, whose protein sequence is MSLTTITQLPDPSGFSADPFTDIIRDGARKLIEQAIHAELAALMAAFSEEKLENGRSRLVRHGHLPEREVMTGIGPVPVKVPRVRDRKPGEDKISFTPSILPRYLRKAKSVEELLPWLYLKGVSTGDFSEALAALLGPKAAGLSAKTITRLKADWWNDYEAWQKRDLGNRRFLYIWADGVYFKPRMAEEKQCVLVIVGADEYGRKELLAMTDGFRESAENWRELLLDLKRRGLKQDPKLAIGDGALGFWTALREVFASTHEQRCWVHKTMNVLNALPKSLQDKAKAHLQDIWQAETKAEASAAFDFFVETYGVKYDKAVAKLVKDRSALLTFYDYPAEHWKHVRTSNPIESTFATVRHRTQRTKGCLSRKTGLAMAFKLMMSAQRKWRKLDGQNRLPEIIQGVEFRDGLRQLQAAA, encoded by the coding sequence ATGTCATTGACTACCATCACGCAGCTGCCCGATCCATCCGGTTTCAGCGCCGACCCGTTCACCGACATCATCCGTGACGGCGCGCGCAAGCTGATCGAACAAGCGATCCACGCAGAATTGGCGGCGCTGATGGCCGCATTCTCTGAGGAAAAGCTCGAGAACGGCAGATCGCGGCTGGTGCGGCACGGTCACTTGCCGGAACGCGAGGTCATGACCGGGATCGGCCCAGTGCCCGTTAAGGTTCCTCGGGTGCGGGATCGCAAACCCGGTGAGGACAAGATCAGCTTCACGCCCAGCATCCTGCCGCGATACCTGCGCAAGGCGAAATCGGTCGAGGAATTGCTGCCTTGGCTTTACCTCAAGGGCGTCAGCACCGGCGATTTCAGCGAAGCGTTGGCGGCTCTTCTGGGCCCGAAGGCCGCGGGTCTTTCCGCCAAGACGATCACCCGGCTGAAGGCAGATTGGTGGAATGACTATGAGGCTTGGCAAAAACGCGACCTGGGCAACCGGCGCTTCCTCTACATCTGGGCCGACGGGGTCTATTTCAAACCTCGCATGGCCGAAGAAAAGCAATGCGTTCTGGTGATCGTCGGGGCCGATGAATATGGCCGCAAGGAACTTCTGGCGATGACCGACGGCTTCCGCGAGAGCGCCGAGAACTGGCGCGAGTTGCTGCTCGATCTCAAACGCCGAGGCCTGAAGCAAGACCCGAAACTGGCTATCGGAGACGGCGCTCTTGGCTTCTGGACCGCACTCCGCGAGGTCTTCGCCTCCACCCACGAGCAACGCTGCTGGGTGCATAAGACCATGAACGTTCTGAACGCGCTGCCCAAATCGCTGCAGGACAAGGCCAAGGCTCATCTGCAGGATATCTGGCAAGCCGAAACCAAGGCCGAGGCCAGCGCCGCCTTTGATTTCTTCGTCGAGACTTACGGGGTGAAATACGACAAGGCCGTTGCCAAGCTGGTCAAGGATCGCTCCGCGCTGCTCACCTTTTACGACTATCCGGCCGAACACTGGAAACACGTCCGGACGTCCAATCCAATTGAAAGCACCTTCGCTACCGTCCGGCATCGCACGCAGCGCACCAAGGGATGCCTTAGCCGCAAAACCGGGCTGGCCATGGCCTTCAAGCTGATGATGTCAGCGCAGCGCAAATGGCGCAAACTCGATGGCCAGAACCGCCTGCCGGAAATCATCCAAGGGGTTGAGTTCCGCGACGGCCTCCGCCAACTTCAAGCCGCCGCCTGA
- a CDS encoding alkaline phosphatase family protein — MGWNVYREETFERPKERGIILENAELTPCPASLSAWDSLTDGEKRLSARMMEVFAAYGEQVDYEVGPVLDYVKMLPGADNAMIIYIVGDNGASAEGGFGPGRVRRMSQEGCESLDSPNMRLRLLAHAENTMPCHAPDNGPPTG; from the coding sequence ATGGGCTGGAATGTCTATCGCGAAGAGACCTTCGAGCGCCCGAAGGAACGCGGGATCATCCTCGAGAATGCTGAGCTGACGCCCTGCCCTGCCAGCCTGTCTGCCTGGGACAGCCTGACCGACGGCGAGAAGCGGCTTTCCGCGCGCATGATGGAGGTCTTCGCGGCCTATGGCGAGCAGGTCGATTACGAGGTGGGGCCCGTGCTCGACTACGTCAAGATGCTGCCGGGCGCCGACAACGCGATGATCATCTATATCGTCGGCGACAACGGCGCCTCGGCCGAAGGCGGCTTCGGGCCTGGCCGTGTCCGGCGAATGTCGCAGGAAGGCTGCGAAAGCCTTGATAGCCCGAATATGAGACTGCGGCTCCTCGCCCATGCCGAGAATACTATGCCCTGTCACGCGCCCGACAACGGACCGCCGACTGGCTAA
- a CDS encoding DUF1254 domain-containing protein: MFRLWPLTIAAACILASPLRAQDTAAIPPSLVTPDVVETSRGTFNFTDGVPSEETAKALYDQLDFTYAYRAYMDAMQGVSIHSLRRGMEDMGIKKNEVLVFSELMDAKSLFLTPNADTIYVMGWIDLSDGPVVIESPPDFLGIVQDAWFNWVTDMGSPGPDRGMGGKYLLVPPGYDGPLPQGGYFVAHASTNSILWFGRSFLKEGSDPKPSVEVIKASTKVYPFKPGGVGTSIAEFLKGDVHLGKISEPPATVFHEGTGMVMNTLPPSDWSYFELLNEVVQSEPATALDVELMGPIAALGIVKDKPFEPDERMKGIMTDAVAVANAASRNLLMNPRDPDWFYYPDSSWYNMLFKSGFEFETPIPEITAEGAKPFPATGYRQMDARTAFFYGITGITPAMAMRLTGIGSQYLITAKDADRNYFDGSKTYKVTLPKDIPQANFWSLTVYDNMTRSMLDTPQRYPRAGSQSYPSPAAEANADGSTTIYFSSTQPEGVPRGNWIQTDPEKGWFVCLRLYSPLEPFFDKSWRISEIELVQ, translated from the coding sequence ATGTTCCGACTATGGCCTTTAACCATCGCTGCGGCTTGCATATTGGCGTCGCCGCTACGGGCGCAGGATACGGCGGCGATCCCCCCTTCGCTGGTCACGCCCGATGTCGTCGAAACGTCGCGCGGAACGTTCAACTTCACCGACGGCGTGCCGAGCGAAGAAACGGCGAAGGCGCTCTACGATCAGCTCGACTTCACCTATGCCTATCGTGCCTACATGGATGCCATGCAGGGGGTCAGCATCCACTCGCTCCGCCGTGGTATGGAGGACATGGGCATCAAGAAGAACGAGGTGCTGGTTTTTTCGGAATTGATGGACGCGAAATCGCTGTTCCTGACGCCGAATGCCGACACGATCTACGTCATGGGCTGGATTGACCTCAGCGACGGCCCGGTGGTGATCGAGTCCCCGCCCGATTTCCTTGGCATCGTGCAAGACGCCTGGTTCAACTGGGTGACCGATATGGGCAGCCCGGGACCAGACCGTGGAATGGGCGGCAAGTATCTGCTCGTCCCGCCGGGATATGATGGCCCTCTGCCCCAGGGCGGATATTTCGTCGCACACGCCAGTACAAATAGTATCCTCTGGTTCGGTCGCTCGTTCCTGAAGGAAGGTAGCGATCCCAAGCCGTCCGTCGAGGTGATCAAGGCATCGACCAAGGTCTATCCGTTTAAGCCAGGTGGGGTCGGAACTTCGATCGCAGAGTTTCTGAAGGGCGATGTCCATCTTGGGAAGATCTCCGAACCGCCCGCGACCGTCTTCCACGAAGGGACGGGCATGGTCATGAACACGCTCCCGCCATCCGACTGGAGCTATTTCGAGCTTCTGAACGAGGTGGTACAGAGCGAACCCGCCACCGCGCTCGACGTCGAACTGATGGGGCCGATCGCAGCCCTCGGTATAGTCAAGGACAAGCCCTTCGAGCCGGATGAGCGCATGAAGGGGATCATGACGGACGCAGTCGCCGTGGCGAACGCCGCGTCGCGCAACCTTCTCATGAACCCGCGTGACCCGGACTGGTTCTATTATCCGGACTCGTCCTGGTACAATATGCTCTTCAAGAGCGGCTTCGAGTTTGAAACGCCAATTCCCGAAATCACGGCAGAAGGTGCAAAGCCGTTCCCAGCGACCGGTTACCGGCAGATGGATGCCCGCACGGCCTTCTTCTACGGCATTACCGGGATCACGCCTGCCATGGCCATGCGGCTGACAGGGATCGGTTCGCAATACCTCATCACCGCCAAGGATGCTGACCGAAACTATTTCGACGGGTCGAAGACCTACAAGGTTACGCTGCCGAAAGATATCCCGCAGGCGAACTTCTGGTCGCTGACGGTCTACGACAACATGACACGTTCCATGCTGGACACGCCGCAGCGCTACCCGCGCGCCGGCAGCCAGAGTTACCCGTCGCCCGCAGCCGAGGCCAATGCCGACGGCTCGACGACAATCTACTTCTCCTCAACGCAGCCGGAGGGTGTGCCACGCGGCAACTGGATCCAGACCGACCCCGAAAAGGGCTGGTTCGTTTGCCTGAGACTCTACAGCCCGCTGGAGCCATTCTTCGACAAGTCATGGCGCATTAGCGAGATCGAACTCGTGCAGTGA
- a CDS encoding DUF6429 family protein encodes MEIDEDKIDDCALALLFLTLDRDHRAWKGFDWAVLQRLHDKGYIGDPVNKAKSVWLTQEGAARSRALLEAYFSKPAGKDSA; translated from the coding sequence ATGGAAATCGATGAGGACAAGATTGACGATTGCGCGCTGGCCTTGCTTTTCCTCACCCTGGATCGCGATCACCGGGCCTGGAAGGGCTTCGACTGGGCGGTACTGCAGCGTCTGCACGACAAGGGCTATATCGGCGATCCGGTCAATAAGGCAAAATCCGTTTGGCTGACCCAGGAAGGGGCCGCGCGATCCCGGGCGCTCTTGGAGGCCTATTTCTCAAAGCCAGCAGGCAAGGACAGTGCATGA
- a CDS encoding tetratricopeptide repeat protein has product MITLRVFPDGAVFDHGGAEDRGAPELDALLEERRRGRIAPGKYLSALRDLVAREPDYIDGHAHLGAALQEQGKTRLALGACLAGLEIGRAAIPMDFEGPITWGILENRPFLRAAQGAAVSSFALRQHSDAIGLIEEMQRWNPDDHQGMRWLLGSSYLRAGRIEDAELVFRENSEYPPYHYELGLLEIGRSNYVAAATSLRLGFAANPYIAEMLCGMAEPLPLGIWHASNLAEPDTARDYVRFATDLWERTPPAIAFLRWLHTHPKVMVERAGLLAPREALLWEDDPEKRRKLLETEDVALVAIDDALSREIIVRRVGIRGAPLWPWEAGRL; this is encoded by the coding sequence ATGATTACTCTCAGGGTCTTTCCGGATGGGGCGGTGTTTGATCACGGCGGCGCCGAAGATCGCGGTGCGCCTGAACTGGACGCCTTGCTCGAGGAGCGGCGGCGGGGACGGATTGCGCCCGGCAAATACCTCTCCGCCTTGCGCGACTTGGTCGCGCGTGAGCCGGACTATATCGACGGCCACGCCCATCTCGGTGCGGCGCTGCAGGAGCAGGGCAAGACCAGACTCGCCTTGGGAGCTTGCCTTGCCGGGCTTGAGATCGGGCGCGCGGCCATTCCCATGGATTTCGAGGGGCCCATCACTTGGGGCATTCTTGAGAACCGGCCGTTTTTGCGCGCGGCGCAAGGTGCGGCAGTTTCAAGCTTTGCTTTGCGCCAGCATAGCGACGCCATTGGCCTGATCGAGGAAATGCAGCGCTGGAACCCGGATGATCATCAGGGCATGCGCTGGCTGCTCGGATCGAGCTATCTCCGCGCCGGCAGGATTGAAGATGCGGAGCTGGTGTTTCGAGAGAACTCGGAATACCCACCCTATCATTACGAGCTCGGCTTGCTCGAAATTGGCCGCAGCAATTACGTCGCGGCCGCGACCAGCCTGCGGCTCGGCTTTGCCGCCAATCCCTATATCGCGGAAATGCTTTGCGGCATGGCGGAGCCGCTGCCGCTCGGGATCTGGCATGCCAGCAATCTGGCCGAACCAGATACGGCACGGGACTATGTCCGTTTCGCGACCGATCTTTGGGAGAGGACACCGCCCGCGATTGCCTTCTTGCGCTGGCTGCACACGCATCCGAAAGTCATGGTCGAGCGGGCAGGGCTGCTCGCCCCGAGAGAAGCGTTGCTTTGGGAGGATGATCCAGAAAAGCGGCGCAAGCTGCTCGAGACAGAGGATGTCGCGCTCGTGGCGATAGACGACGCGCTGTCGCGCGAAATCATCGTCCGACGGGTTGGCATCCGTGGCGCTCCGCTCTGGCCCTGGGAAGCAGGGCGGTTATGA
- a CDS encoding co-chaperone GroES: protein MAFKPLHDRVLVRRVQSDDKTKGGLIIPDSAKEKPAEGEVVSVGEGARKDSGELIAPAVSAGDRVLFGKWSGTEVTVDGEELLIMKESDILGVIESPVAAEKAA from the coding sequence ATGGCGTTCAAACCACTCCACGACCGGGTTCTGGTCCGTCGCGTCCAATCGGACGATAAAACCAAGGGCGGCCTGATCATCCCCGATAGCGCGAAAGAAAAACCCGCCGAAGGCGAAGTCGTCTCGGTCGGCGAAGGTGCGCGCAAGGATTCGGGCGAGCTGATCGCACCGGCAGTTTCCGCCGGTGACCGCGTCCTGTTCGGCAAATGGTCGGGCACCGAAGTGACGGTCGACGGCGAAGAGCTGCTGATCATGAAAGAAAGCGACATTCTGGGCGTCATCGAGAGCCCTGTCGCAGCAGAAAAGGCCGCCTGA
- a CDS encoding cold-shock protein encodes MAKGTVKWFNAEKGFGFIAPESGGKDIFVHISALERAGIGRLNDGQAVTFEVETSRDGRESARDLALS; translated from the coding sequence ATGGCCAAAGGCACCGTGAAATGGTTCAACGCCGAAAAAGGGTTCGGCTTCATTGCCCCGGAAAGCGGCGGCAAGGACATCTTCGTTCACATATCGGCGCTTGAGCGCGCCGGAATTGGCCGTCTCAATGACGGTCAGGCCGTGACGTTCGAGGTCGAGACTTCGCGTGATGGCCGCGAATCCGCGCGCGACCTCGCCCTCTCCTAA
- a CDS encoding Crp/Fnr family transcriptional regulator — MRRRDTPGNAIRLDRAIDLLSRSGWFGQRSTECRALIASIARLKVFETGATLYAVGDEPNGIFGLVDGALDISVPRADGNDFTFHKADPGFWVGDLALMSSARRLVSVHAASDATVVHLDVDEILALVKSHPALLHDFYALTYENFATTFFLLANISIASSESRVALRLLMHLEHAPDPDGWVEISQAKLGELVALSQPTLQRVLRRMRDLACVELGYGKIRVTNRAQLLALCGDNSVLHPFESELGG; from the coding sequence ATGCGACGGCGCGACACACCCGGCAATGCGATCCGACTGGATCGCGCCATCGACCTGCTGTCACGCTCCGGTTGGTTCGGGCAGCGTTCGACAGAATGCCGCGCTTTGATCGCGAGTATCGCTCGGCTCAAAGTATTCGAGACCGGGGCAACGCTCTACGCTGTGGGTGATGAGCCGAATGGTATCTTTGGCCTGGTCGACGGAGCACTTGATATTTCAGTGCCGCGTGCCGACGGAAACGACTTTACGTTTCACAAGGCCGATCCGGGCTTCTGGGTAGGTGATCTCGCATTGATGTCATCGGCTAGACGCCTTGTTTCCGTCCATGCAGCGTCTGACGCCACGGTTGTTCATCTGGACGTGGACGAGATCCTTGCACTGGTGAAATCCCATCCAGCGCTTCTCCACGATTTCTATGCGCTCACCTACGAAAACTTCGCGACCACTTTTTTCCTCCTGGCCAATATTTCCATCGCCTCATCGGAATCCCGCGTAGCACTGCGGCTACTCATGCACTTGGAACATGCGCCGGATCCGGACGGTTGGGTCGAAATATCCCAAGCGAAGCTGGGGGAACTCGTTGCGTTGTCACAACCGACATTGCAGAGGGTCTTGAGGAGAATGCGAGATCTCGCCTGTGTTGAACTCGGCTATGGAAAGATACGGGTTACCAACCGAGCACAACTGCTCGCCTTGTGCGGCGATAACTCAGTGCTCCATCCCTTCGAATCTGAACTAGGTGGATAG
- a CDS encoding alkyl/aryl-sulfatase, whose product MPIAQRLLTSATILAALALPASAQDDPRKDATDTTVSTNARLLDYLPFDDKTDFEDANRGKLADLPPEMIKTAEGALIWDPGKYGFIEEGSEAPPTVNPSLWRQSQLINISGLFEVVKDGIYQVRNLDLSNMTIIEGKEGITIVDPLVSAETAKIALDLYYKTRGEKPVKAVIYTHSHVDHYGGVRGVTSDEDVASGKTKIYAPEGFLEAAVAENVFAGTAMSRRASYMYGNLLPPDEKGQVGAGLGTTTSAGTVTLIPPTDIITKTGQKETIDGLTYEFLMAPGSEAPSEMLWYVEDYKAIEASEDATHTLHNTYSLRGAKIREPLPWSKYLNEALVMWGDDAEVLFAQHHWPTWGNDNVVELLEKQRDLYRYINDTTLNMVNKGMTMREIAENFKLPPVLDKFWASRGYYGSIYHDVAATYVLYLGWFDGNPSTLHELPPVEGAKKFVEYMGGADAVMEKAKADYDAGNFRWVAEVMNKVVFADPDNQAAKDLTADALEQLGYQAESGPWRNFYLSGAQELRKGVAELPTPNTASPDTIEAMSLEMIFDYAGVRLDSEKAGDANIKLNFDFGADGKYLVELENGVLNHTKDIQADDAGATVTMPRAALNKIMLGEETLDQATTGGEVKVTGDAAKLTELVSYLDKFEFWFNIVTP is encoded by the coding sequence ATGCCGATCGCGCAACGCTTACTGACTTCTGCAACTATTCTTGCAGCCTTGGCCCTACCGGCATCAGCACAAGATGATCCCCGAAAGGACGCAACCGACACCACCGTTTCGACCAATGCGAGACTCCTCGATTACCTGCCCTTCGACGACAAGACCGACTTCGAGGATGCCAATCGCGGTAAGCTCGCGGATCTGCCGCCGGAAATGATCAAGACAGCAGAAGGTGCCCTGATCTGGGATCCGGGCAAATACGGCTTCATTGAGGAAGGCTCTGAAGCGCCGCCGACGGTAAACCCTAGCTTGTGGCGTCAGTCCCAGTTAATCAACATCAGCGGTCTGTTCGAGGTAGTGAAGGACGGAATCTATCAGGTCCGCAACCTTGACCTGTCGAACATGACCATCATCGAGGGCAAGGAAGGCATCACGATCGTCGACCCGCTGGTGTCTGCCGAGACCGCCAAGATCGCGTTGGACCTTTATTACAAGACCCGCGGGGAAAAGCCCGTCAAGGCCGTGATCTATACCCATAGCCATGTCGACCATTACGGCGGCGTGCGCGGCGTCACCAGCGACGAGGACGTGGCGAGCGGCAAGACCAAGATCTATGCCCCGGAAGGCTTCCTGGAGGCAGCCGTGGCCGAGAACGTCTTTGCCGGCACCGCGATGAGCCGCCGAGCCAGCTACATGTATGGCAACCTGCTGCCGCCGGACGAAAAGGGTCAGGTCGGCGCAGGGCTTGGCACTACGACCTCGGCAGGGACCGTCACGCTTATTCCGCCCACCGATATCATCACCAAGACCGGGCAGAAGGAAACCATCGACGGCCTGACCTATGAGTTCCTGATGGCGCCCGGCTCGGAAGCGCCCTCGGAAATGCTGTGGTATGTCGAGGACTACAAGGCGATCGAAGCATCCGAAGACGCGACCCATACGCTGCACAACACCTATTCGCTGCGCGGTGCCAAGATCCGTGAGCCGCTGCCCTGGTCGAAATACCTGAACGAGGCCCTGGTGATGTGGGGCGATGACGCCGAGGTGCTTTTCGCGCAGCACCACTGGCCGACTTGGGGCAACGACAACGTCGTCGAACTGCTGGAAAAACAGCGCGACCTGTATCGCTACATCAACGACACCACGCTCAACATGGTCAACAAGGGCATGACCATGCGCGAGATCGCCGAGAACTTCAAACTGCCTCCGGTGCTGGACAAGTTCTGGGCGAGCCGTGGTTACTATGGTTCGATCTATCACGACGTGGCGGCGACCTATGTGCTGTATCTGGGCTGGTTCGACGGCAACCCATCGACCCTGCACGAGCTGCCGCCAGTCGAAGGCGCCAAGAAGTTCGTGGAATACATGGGCGGCGCGGATGCCGTCATGGAAAAGGCCAAGGCCGACTACGATGCCGGCAACTTCCGCTGGGTGGCCGAAGTCATGAACAAGGTCGTGTTCGCCGATCCGGACAACCAGGCGGCCAAGGACCTGACCGCCGACGCGCTGGAACAGCTGGGCTATCAGGCCGAATCCGGCCCTTGGCGCAACTTCTATCTGTCGGGGGCGCAGGAACTGCGCAAGGGCGTGGCCGAGCTTCCGACGCCCAACACCGCAAGTCCCGACACGATCGAGGCCATGTCGCTTGAAATGATTTTCGACTATGCGGGCGTGCGCCTGGACAGCGAGAAGGCGGGTGATGCCAACATCAAGCTGAACTTCGACTTCGGCGCGGATGGCAAATACTTGGTCGAGCTTGAGAACGGCGTCCTGAACCACACCAAGGACATTCAGGCCGATGACGCGGGAGCCACCGTGACCATGCCGCGCGCTGCGTTGAACAAGATCATGCTGGGCGAGGAGACGCTGGATCAGGCCACGACCGGGGGCGAGGTCAAGGTCACCGGCGACGCTGCAAAACTGACCGAGCTTGTCTCCTACCTCGACAAGTTCGAGTTCTGGTTCAATATCGTCACGCCGTAA
- a CDS encoding outer membrane protein, with product MIKLEIKMLRRTTGLVIATCSLIASTTQGTAQPFDTSEGWSAQATLYGWLPVISGAQQGLDGEPVLDLKQDDILSRLDMAFMGTAELRRDKWGLLADLVYIDLSHDADWLGNRLTISTETKVKMVTLAAAYRWHEDARSSADIYAGARYFDVDMDFGSATDLRERESDAQISWTDGIIGLRGETKLNERWSFRSFLDVGGFDSSSDLSWQVYGGGNYAISENWDAAFGYRYLSIVKEGDRNAKLDIDVHGPVIGIAYKF from the coding sequence ATGATCAAATTGGAGATCAAGATGCTTCGTCGCACCACGGGACTCGTCATCGCGACCTGTTCGCTCATCGCGTCAACCACGCAAGGAACTGCACAGCCCTTCGACACAAGCGAGGGTTGGAGCGCTCAGGCGACACTCTATGGCTGGCTACCCGTCATTTCGGGAGCCCAACAGGGCTTGGATGGTGAGCCGGTGCTCGACCTCAAGCAGGATGATATCCTGTCCCGGCTCGATATGGCGTTCATGGGAACGGCTGAGTTGAGACGGGATAAATGGGGCCTGTTAGCAGATCTGGTCTATATCGACCTCAGCCATGATGCGGACTGGTTGGGTAACCGCTTGACGATCTCAACAGAGACAAAGGTAAAGATGGTCACATTGGCCGCGGCCTATCGCTGGCATGAGGACGCACGCAGCAGCGCAGATATCTATGCAGGCGCACGGTATTTCGACGTCGACATGGATTTTGGCAGCGCAACCGATTTGCGTGAACGAGAGTCGGACGCCCAGATATCATGGACAGATGGAATCATCGGCCTGCGCGGGGAAACCAAACTGAATGAACGGTGGTCTTTCCGGAGCTTTCTGGATGTCGGGGGCTTCGACAGTTCCTCTGACCTGAGTTGGCAGGTCTATGGTGGTGGCAATTACGCTATCAGCGAGAACTGGGATGCGGCCTTCGGCTATCGCTATCTGTCGATTGTCAAAGAAGGCGATCGCAACGCCAAGCTGGATATCGACGTCCATGGGCCCGTCATCGGCATTGCCTATAAATTCTAG
- the groL gene encoding chaperonin GroEL (60 kDa chaperone family; promotes refolding of misfolded polypeptides especially under stressful conditions; forms two stacked rings of heptamers to form a barrel-shaped 14mer; ends can be capped by GroES; misfolded proteins enter the barrel where they are refolded when GroES binds) gives MAAKDVKFSTDARDRMLKGVNILADAVKVTLGPKGRNVVIDKSFGAPRITKDGVSVAKEIELADKFENMGAQMVREVASRTNDEAGDGTTTATVLAQAIIREGMKSVAAGLNPMDLKRGIDLATAKVVEAIKAASRPVNDSAEVAQVGTISANGEAFIGQQIAEAMQKVGNEGVITVEENKGMETEVEVVEGMQFDRGYLSPYFVTNADKMIADLEDAYILLHEKKLSSLQPMVPLLEAVIQSQKPLIIVAEDVEGEALATLVVNKLRGGLKIAAVKAPGFGDRRKAMLQDIAILTGGQVISEDLGMKLENVTVDMLGRAKKVSISKDNTTIVDGAGEKAEIEARVAQIRQQIEETTSDYDREKLQERVAKLAGGVAVIRVGGMTEIEVKERKDRVDDALNATRAAVQEGVVVGGGVALVQGGKVLEGLTGANSDQDAGIAIVRRALEAPMRQIAENAGVDGAVVAGKVRESTDKSFGFNAQTEEYGDMFKFGVIDPAKVVRTALEDAASVAGLLITTEAMIAEKPEPKAAAGGMPDMGGMGGMM, from the coding sequence ATGGCTGCTAAAGACGTCAAGTTCAGCACCGACGCCCGCGACCGCATGCTCAAAGGCGTGAACATCCTCGCGGATGCCGTCAAAGTCACCCTCGGCCCCAAAGGCCGCAACGTCGTGATCGACAAGTCCTTCGGCGCTCCGCGCATCACGAAAGACGGCGTCTCGGTCGCCAAAGAGATCGAACTGGCTGACAAGTTCGAGAACATGGGCGCCCAGATGGTCCGGGAAGTCGCTTCGCGCACCAATGACGAAGCCGGCGACGGCACCACCACCGCCACCGTTCTGGCCCAGGCGATCATCCGCGAAGGCATGAAGTCGGTTGCGGCCGGCCTGAACCCGATGGACCTGAAGCGCGGCATCGACCTCGCGACCGCCAAAGTCGTCGAAGCGATCAAAGCGGCTTCGCGTCCGGTCAACGACTCGGCTGAAGTCGCCCAAGTCGGCACCATCTCGGCCAACGGCGAAGCCTTCATCGGCCAGCAAATCGCCGAAGCCATGCAAAAAGTTGGCAACGAGGGTGTGATCACCGTCGAAGAAAACAAAGGCATGGAGACCGAAGTCGAAGTCGTCGAAGGGATGCAGTTCGACCGCGGCTACCTGTCGCCCTACTTCGTCACCAACGCCGACAAGATGATTGCCGACCTGGAAGACGCCTACATCCTGCTGCACGAGAAAAAACTCTCGTCGCTGCAGCCGATGGTCCCGCTGCTGGAAGCAGTGATCCAGTCGCAAAAGCCGCTGATCATCGTCGCTGAAGACGTCGAAGGCGAGGCTCTGGCCACGCTGGTCGTCAACAAGCTGCGTGGCGGCCTGAAAATCGCTGCCGTCAAGGCTCCGGGCTTCGGCGATCGCCGCAAGGCCATGCTGCAGGACATCGCGATCCTGACCGGCGGTCAGGTCATCTCGGAAGACCTGGGCATGAAACTGGAAAACGTCACCGTCGACATGCTCGGCCGTGCGAAGAAAGTTTCGATCAGCAAAGACAACACCACCATCGTTGACGGTGCTGGCGAGAAAGCTGAAATCGAAGCCCGCGTTGCCCAGATCCGTCAGCAGATCGAGGAAACCACCTCGGACTACGACCGTGAGAAGCTGCAAGAGCGCGTTGCCAAACTGGCCGGTGGCGTTGCCGTCATCCGCGTCGGCGGCATGACCGAAATCGAAGTCAAAGAGCGCAAAGACCGCGTTGATGACGCCCTGAACGCGACCCGCGCTGCGGTTCAAGAAGGTGTTGTCGTCGGTGGTGGCGTTGCTCTGGTTCAAGGCGGCAAGGTCCTCGAAGGCCTGACCGGTGCGAACTCGGATCAAGACGCTGGTATCGCCATCGTCCGCCGCGCTCTGGAAGCTCCGATGCGTCAGATCGCTGAAAACGCTGGCGTCGACGGCGCTGTCGTTGCTGGCAAAGTCCGCGAGTCGACCGACAAGTCGTTCGGCTTCAACGCCCAGACCGAAGAATATGGCGACATGTTCAAGTTCGGCGTCATCGACCCGGCCAAAGTCGTGCGCACCGCGCTGGAAGACGCGGCGTCGGTTGCTGGTCTGCTGATCACCACCGAAGCCATGATCGCCGAGAAGCCCGAGCCCAAAGCTGCGGCCGGCGGCATGCCCGACATGGGCGGCATGGGCGGCATGATGTAA